One window from the genome of Streptococcus parasanguinis encodes:
- a CDS encoding asparaginase: MFKKILALHTGGTISMAADDSGAVITNEVNPMTQVTSPIEGIAVTSEDFFNLPSPQMTPRHMLALYQKIKEEAHNYDGIVITHGTDTLEETAYFLDTMELPEIAVVITGAMRSSNELGSDGVYNFLTALRVAADPKARDKGVLVVMNDEIHAAKYVTKTHTTNVSTFQTPTHGPLGLVMKKEILFFKTAEPRVRFDLNTIDGFVPIIATYAGMKTDLLDMLDLSKLDGLIIEAFGAGNIPKETAHKLQEFMDAGLPIALVSRCFNGIAEPVYAYEGGGVQLHQAGVFFIKELNAPKARIKLLIALNAGLKGQELKDYIEG; encoded by the coding sequence ATGTTTAAGAAAATTTTAGCACTACATACCGGAGGGACCATTTCGATGGCGGCAGATGACTCTGGGGCAGTGATTACCAATGAAGTCAATCCCATGACCCAAGTTACTTCACCAATTGAAGGGATTGCAGTCACCTCGGAGGACTTCTTCAACCTTCCCAGCCCTCAAATGACACCCCGTCACATGTTAGCTCTATATCAAAAAATCAAGGAGGAAGCTCACAACTACGACGGCATCGTTATTACCCACGGGACAGATACGCTGGAAGAAACGGCTTATTTCTTGGATACCATGGAGTTACCAGAGATCGCTGTGGTCATTACAGGAGCTATGCGAAGCTCCAATGAGCTAGGAAGCGATGGCGTCTATAATTTTCTGACAGCCCTTCGAGTGGCTGCCGATCCAAAAGCACGTGATAAAGGGGTCTTAGTCGTCATGAACGATGAAATTCATGCGGCTAAGTACGTCACCAAAACCCATACCACCAATGTCAGCACCTTCCAGACACCAACCCACGGTCCACTAGGTTTGGTCATGAAAAAGGAAATCCTCTTCTTTAAAACAGCCGAGCCAAGGGTGCGCTTTGATCTCAATACCATCGATGGGTTCGTTCCGATCATTGCTACCTATGCAGGGATGAAAACCGATCTACTGGACATGCTGGATCTTTCAAAGCTCGATGGCCTCATTATCGAAGCCTTTGGAGCAGGAAACATCCCTAAAGAAACGGCACATAAACTCCAAGAATTCATGGATGCAGGCCTTCCAATCGCTTTAGTATCCCGTTGCTTCAATGGAATCGCTGAACCCGTCTACGCATATGAAGGAGGAGGCGTCCAACTCCATCAAGCAGGTGTCTTTTTCATCAAAGAATTAAATGCCCCCAAAGCGCGCATCAAACTCCTCATCGCCCTCAATGCCGGCCTAAAAGGACAAGAACTCAAAGACTATATCGAAGGGTAA
- the recG gene encoding ATP-dependent DNA helicase RecG, which yields MNLHQPLSVLPGVGPKSAEKFKKLGIETLEDLLLYFPFRYEDFKTRNVLELEDGEKAVISGLVATPANVQYYGYKRNRLRFSIKQGDQVIAVNFFNQPYLADKIEVQQTVAIFGKWDKAKGSLTGMKLLAQVEDDLQPVYRVTQGVSQNSLVKLIKIAFDQGLDQLLEENVPQILRERYQLMSRSQAVQAMHFPKDLAEYKQALRRVKFEELLFFQLQLQVLKEENHDASQGISLAWDPEKLAERKKQLPFELTQAQENSLNEILTDMASPYHMNRLLQGDVGSGKTVVAGLAMYAALSAGKQAALMVPTEILAEQHKESLQNLFPDLPIALLTGGLKAAEKREVLEEIASGTAQLIVGTHALIQEGVHYQDLGLVIIDEQHRFGVSQRRILREKGQNPDVLMMTATPIPRTLAITAFGDMDVSIIDQMPAGRKEIITRWVKHEQLEVVLDWLVKELGKGSQAYFISPLIEESEALDLKNALALQEELEAFFGQRARVSLLHGKMKSEEKDAIMQAFKEHQVDVLVSTTVIEVGVNVPNATVMVIMDADRFGLSQLHQLRGRVGRGNKQSYAILVANPKTDSGKQRMKIMTETTNGFVLAEEDLKMRGSGEIFGTRQSGIPEFQVADLVEDYPILEEGRKVASQIVATPDWREHPDWHLLSLYLEKKEHLD from the coding sequence ATGAATCTACATCAACCCTTATCCGTACTGCCTGGAGTCGGTCCAAAATCGGCGGAAAAATTTAAAAAGTTAGGGATTGAAACCTTAGAAGATCTGCTCTTGTATTTTCCCTTTCGCTATGAAGACTTCAAAACTCGCAATGTTTTAGAGTTGGAAGATGGTGAAAAAGCTGTCATCTCTGGGCTGGTAGCAACACCAGCCAATGTCCAATATTATGGCTACAAACGAAATCGCTTGCGTTTTTCCATCAAACAGGGAGACCAGGTCATTGCGGTTAATTTTTTCAACCAACCCTATCTAGCAGACAAAATTGAGGTTCAGCAGACAGTGGCGATTTTTGGGAAATGGGACAAGGCTAAAGGCAGTTTGACAGGGATGAAACTCCTGGCTCAAGTGGAAGATGATTTGCAGCCGGTCTATCGAGTGACGCAAGGAGTCAGCCAAAACAGCCTGGTGAAATTGATCAAAATAGCGTTCGACCAGGGCTTGGACCAGCTTTTAGAAGAGAATGTGCCCCAAATCTTACGAGAGCGTTATCAACTCATGTCTCGTTCCCAAGCAGTGCAAGCTATGCATTTTCCTAAGGATCTGGCAGAGTACAAGCAAGCTCTTCGCCGGGTAAAATTTGAAGAGCTCCTCTTTTTCCAGCTGCAACTCCAAGTGTTAAAGGAAGAAAACCACGATGCCAGCCAAGGGATTTCCTTGGCCTGGGATCCAGAAAAATTAGCAGAACGAAAAAAACAGCTTCCTTTTGAGCTAACGCAAGCTCAAGAAAACAGCCTGAATGAAATCTTGACAGATATGGCCTCTCCTTATCATATGAACCGCCTCTTACAAGGGGATGTGGGAAGCGGGAAGACAGTCGTGGCCGGTCTTGCCATGTATGCAGCCTTAAGCGCTGGGAAGCAAGCAGCCTTGATGGTTCCAACGGAGATTTTGGCAGAGCAGCACAAGGAAAGCTTGCAAAATCTTTTTCCGGACTTACCAATTGCCCTTCTAACAGGAGGATTAAAGGCGGCTGAGAAACGAGAAGTCTTAGAAGAGATCGCATCAGGAACAGCTCAACTGATTGTGGGGACACATGCCTTGATTCAAGAGGGAGTTCACTACCAAGATCTAGGCTTGGTCATTATTGATGAGCAGCACCGTTTTGGGGTTTCCCAGCGCCGTATTCTTCGAGAAAAAGGACAAAATCCAGACGTCCTGATGATGACGGCTACCCCTATTCCCCGGACCTTGGCTATTACAGCCTTTGGAGATATGGATGTGTCCATCATTGACCAGATGCCTGCGGGACGCAAGGAAATCATCACACGTTGGGTCAAGCATGAGCAGTTAGAAGTGGTCCTCGACTGGTTAGTCAAAGAACTTGGCAAAGGTTCTCAAGCTTATTTTATTTCTCCACTGATTGAGGAGTCAGAGGCGCTAGATTTGAAAAACGCCCTTGCTCTCCAAGAAGAGTTAGAGGCCTTCTTTGGTCAGCGGGCACGTGTTTCTCTTCTTCATGGGAAGATGAAAAGTGAAGAAAAAGATGCCATCATGCAGGCCTTTAAAGAGCACCAAGTCGATGTTTTGGTGTCTACGACCGTTATTGAAGTAGGAGTCAACGTACCCAATGCAACCGTTATGGTCATTATGGATGCAGATCGGTTTGGTCTTAGCCAGCTTCACCAGCTACGAGGCCGGGTTGGTCGGGGGAACAAGCAATCCTATGCTATTCTAGTAGCCAACCCTAAGACAGATAGTGGCAAGCAGCGCATGAAAATTATGACAGAGACGACCAATGGGTTTGTTCTAGCAGAAGAAGATTTGAAAATGCGGGGTTCAGGTGAAATCTTTGGAACCCGTCAATCTGGGATTCCAGAATTTCAAGTAGCGGATTTGGTAGAAGATTATCCCATTCTGGAAGAAGGAAGGAAAGTTGCCAGCCAGATCGTAGCCACGCCAGATTGGCGCGAACACCCCGATTGGCATCTGCTCTCGCTTTACTTAGAAAAGAAAGAACATTTAGACTAA
- a CDS encoding APC family permease, whose protein sequence is MFSTLKKWFIGRPLKSGAEGEGGLLGKMQALAMLSSDALSSIAYGPEQVILVLMTVSAGAIWWSIPIGIVVLVLLASLTISYRQVIHAYPQGGGAYMVTTENLSPKAGLIAGGSLLVDYMLTVAVSVSSGADAITSAIPSLHPYNLHISILLVLILMLMNLRGLRESATSLMIPVYLFIVSTIALIGYGVIQILTGHLAYNATAHVGQTISGVSVILLLRAFTSGSASLTGVEAISNSVPFFKKPKAKNAASTLTIMALILGIMFAGITFLNYWVGVVPAKGVTTLAQMAQAILGNSPVGQAFFYVFQLSTALILAVAANTGFSAFPMLAFNMAKNKYMPHMYMEKGDRLGYSNGILTLAIGAIVLLLIFDGQTESLIPLYTIGVFIPFALSQTGMVIHWKRQYQKGFLKYSLANILGAAICYGIVLILLLFRLREIWPFFPIIGLLLWMFLSIRNHYDKVAAQLRLGGQIEKTSYAGNTVIVLVGNVTQVSVGAMSYANSLGNDVIAMHVSTEETKVKDAEVAEEFKRYFPHIRFENVMTSYRDIIQPTVEFVSKVAEEAKEKGNTVTVLVPQFIPKKHWQNVLHNQMSLKLKYALRWHEEVVVASYSYHLSE, encoded by the coding sequence ATGTTTTCAACATTGAAAAAATGGTTTATTGGCCGTCCGTTGAAATCTGGTGCAGAAGGTGAAGGTGGATTGCTAGGGAAAATGCAGGCCTTGGCCATGCTTTCTAGTGACGCACTTTCTTCTATTGCCTATGGTCCAGAGCAAGTTATCCTGGTCTTGATGACCGTATCAGCAGGAGCCATTTGGTGGTCCATTCCAATTGGGATTGTGGTCCTGGTTCTCCTAGCCAGTTTAACGATTTCTTATCGCCAGGTCATTCATGCCTACCCTCAAGGGGGAGGGGCCTACATGGTGACTACGGAGAACTTGTCTCCCAAAGCGGGGTTGATCGCTGGTGGGAGTCTCTTAGTCGACTACATGCTGACAGTAGCAGTATCTGTGTCTTCCGGTGCAGATGCCATTACGTCAGCGATTCCATCTCTTCATCCTTATAATCTTCACATTTCCATTTTATTGGTCTTGATCTTGATGCTGATGAACCTTCGGGGGCTACGCGAATCGGCCACATCATTGATGATTCCGGTTTACCTTTTCATTGTCAGTACCATTGCCTTGATCGGCTATGGTGTGATCCAAATCTTGACGGGTCACTTGGCCTATAACGCAACTGCTCATGTGGGTCAAACCATTTCAGGGGTTAGTGTCATTCTCTTGTTGCGGGCCTTTACGAGTGGATCCGCTTCCCTAACAGGGGTTGAAGCTATCTCCAATTCGGTTCCTTTCTTTAAGAAACCAAAAGCAAAGAATGCGGCCTCTACCTTAACCATTATGGCTTTGATTTTGGGGATCATGTTTGCAGGGATTACCTTCCTCAATTACTGGGTGGGTGTCGTTCCAGCAAAAGGGGTAACAACTCTAGCCCAAATGGCCCAAGCTATCTTAGGGAATTCCCCAGTCGGACAAGCCTTCTTTTACGTCTTTCAATTGTCAACAGCCTTGATCTTGGCAGTTGCGGCTAATACCGGTTTCTCTGCCTTTCCAATGTTGGCCTTTAACATGGCTAAAAATAAATACATGCCGCACATGTATATGGAAAAAGGAGATCGTCTGGGCTATTCTAATGGGATTTTGACCTTGGCGATTGGTGCCATCGTCTTGCTCTTGATCTTTGATGGACAAACAGAAAGCTTGATTCCGCTTTATACCATCGGGGTTTTCATTCCTTTTGCCCTTTCTCAAACAGGGATGGTGATCCACTGGAAACGCCAATATCAAAAAGGATTTCTTAAGTATTCGCTTGCCAATATCCTGGGGGCAGCCATCTGTTATGGGATTGTCTTGATCCTCTTATTATTCCGTTTGCGTGAGATCTGGCCCTTCTTCCCTATTATTGGTCTCTTGCTTTGGATGTTCTTGAGTATCCGTAATCACTATGATAAAGTTGCGGCCCAATTGCGCTTGGGAGGTCAGATCGAAAAGACAAGTTATGCGGGCAATACCGTGATTGTCCTTGTTGGGAATGTCACTCAGGTAAGTGTAGGAGCTATGAGTTATGCAAATAGCCTAGGAAACGATGTTATAGCTATGCACGTCTCAACGGAAGAAACCAAGGTCAAAGATGCTGAGGTAGCAGAAGAATTTAAGCGTTATTTCCCTCATATTCGCTTTGAAAATGTTATGACCAGTTACCGAGATATTATCCAACCAACGGTTGAATTTGTCTCAAAAGTAGCTGAGGAGGCCAAGGAAAAAGGGAACACTGTTACAGTCTTAGTTCCTCAATTTATTCCTAAAAAACATTGGCAAAATGTTCTCCACAACCAAATGAGTTTGAAATTGAAGTATGCACTTCGTTGGCATGAAGAAGTGGTTGTGGCAAGCTATTCTTACCATTTGTCTGAATAA
- the acpS gene encoding holo-ACP synthase, producing the protein MIKGHGIDIESIAAIEKAYQKNTRFAEKVLTEAERERFEELSGKRKMEYLTGRWSAKEAFSKAMGTGIGPVGFQDLEILNDAHGAPYFSKSPFSGKVWISISHKGDLVSTSVILEEENESK; encoded by the coding sequence ATGATCAAAGGACATGGCATCGATATCGAATCGATCGCTGCGATTGAAAAAGCCTATCAGAAGAATACTCGATTCGCTGAAAAAGTCTTAACCGAGGCTGAGCGAGAGCGCTTTGAGGAATTGTCTGGAAAACGGAAAATGGAATATTTAACGGGCCGATGGTCCGCCAAAGAAGCCTTTTCAAAGGCAATGGGAACAGGGATTGGACCAGTTGGTTTTCAAGATTTAGAAATTTTAAATGATGCCCACGGAGCTCCCTATTTTTCCAAGTCTCCTTTTTCTGGGAAGGTATGGATTTCGATCAGTCATAAGGGAGACCTAGTGTCGACCAGTGTCATTTTGGAGGAAGAAAATGAAAGCAAGTAA
- the alr gene encoding alanine racemase — translation MKASKHRPTVARVDLDAIAFNVQQVSDHIPSQALKYAVVKANAYGHGVVAVTKKLAPQVDGFCVSNMDEALEIREEGLQHPILILGVVPSETVNLAKEHDIRLTVASLAWLDQLLGQEADLSGLKVHIKVDSGMGRIGFRRIEEIKEAERLLLAAGAEIEGIFTHFATADEADDRKFQAQYQFFKEVLAALETLPPIVHASNSATSLWHADTIFTAVRLGDVMYGLNPSGSVLALPYEIKPALSLVSELVHVKQLEAGQDIGYGATYTTEDAQWIGTIPIGYADGWIREMQNFQVLIKSEFCPIVGRVSMDQITVRLPEELPLGTKVTLIGRDGEKEITATEIADYRGTINYEVVCLLSDRIPRDYTGEE, via the coding sequence ATGAAAGCAAGTAAACATAGACCAACTGTTGCTAGAGTCGATTTGGATGCCATTGCCTTTAATGTGCAACAAGTCAGTGACCATATTCCGAGTCAAGCCTTGAAATATGCAGTCGTCAAGGCCAATGCCTATGGTCATGGGGTCGTTGCAGTAACCAAAAAATTGGCGCCTCAGGTTGATGGCTTTTGTGTATCCAATATGGATGAAGCCCTTGAAATTCGTGAAGAAGGTTTGCAACACCCTATTTTGATTTTAGGAGTTGTGCCAAGTGAAACAGTGAATCTAGCCAAAGAGCATGACATCCGCTTAACAGTGGCGAGTCTTGCTTGGTTGGATCAATTGCTTGGACAAGAAGCAGATCTTTCAGGATTGAAGGTCCATATCAAGGTGGATTCTGGAATGGGGCGGATTGGATTCCGAAGGATCGAAGAGATCAAAGAGGCTGAACGTCTCCTCTTAGCAGCTGGAGCTGAAATTGAAGGGATTTTTACTCATTTTGCGACAGCAGATGAAGCAGATGATCGAAAATTCCAAGCGCAATACCAGTTTTTCAAAGAAGTATTGGCTGCTCTTGAAACCCTTCCTCCCATTGTCCATGCGAGTAATTCGGCTACCTCTTTGTGGCATGCAGATACGATTTTCACAGCTGTGCGCTTGGGAGATGTCATGTATGGCTTGAATCCAAGTGGTTCTGTTCTAGCCTTGCCTTATGAAATCAAGCCAGCCTTGAGTTTGGTGAGCGAATTGGTTCATGTCAAACAGTTAGAAGCCGGTCAAGATATTGGCTACGGGGCCACCTATACGACGGAAGATGCCCAATGGATAGGGACGATTCCTATCGGCTATGCGGATGGCTGGATTCGAGAGATGCAAAATTTCCAAGTGCTGATTAAGAGTGAGTTTTGCCCTATTGTAGGCCGGGTTTCGATGGACCAGATTACTGTTCGCCTTCCAGAAGAATTACCTCTGGGGACCAAGGTTACCCTGATTGGCCGAGACGGCGAGAAAGAAATTACGGCAACAGAGATTGCGGATTACCGTGGTACCATTAATTATGAAGTAGTCTGTCTCTTGAGTGATCGGATTCCTCGTGACTATACAGGTGAAGAATAA
- a CDS encoding 3-deoxy-7-phosphoheptulonate synthase gives MVFITKSNKIDEQEITSLYRLEGPALERKEARDRELEAIIKGEDQRILLVIGPCSSDNEEAVMDYARRLADLQEQVKDQIFIVMRVYTAKPRTNGDGYKGLMHQPDTHAAPSFVDGLKAVRHLHYRVITETGLTTADELLYPASLPYVEDLISYHAIGARSVEDQEHRFVSSGISAPTGMKNPTSGNLSVMFNAIYVAQHPQNFLFNAQAVETSGNPLAHAILRGGLDASGKNIPNYHYEDLLAAAKRYSEMGLQHPFILVDTNHDNSGKQFEEQVRIVRETMMNRAWNKDLATLVRGFMIESYLEDGRQNEPVVYGQSITDPCLGWEKTQALVKEIATMNK, from the coding sequence ATGGTATTCATTACGAAGAGCAATAAGATTGATGAGCAAGAGATCACTTCGCTTTACCGCTTGGAAGGTCCAGCCTTGGAGCGCAAAGAAGCGCGTGATCGAGAATTGGAAGCTATTATCAAAGGAGAAGACCAACGGATCCTTCTTGTGATCGGGCCTTGCTCTTCTGATAATGAAGAAGCTGTGATGGACTATGCCCGTCGTTTGGCGGACTTGCAAGAGCAAGTGAAAGATCAGATTTTCATTGTGATGCGGGTCTATACGGCTAAACCTCGGACCAACGGGGATGGCTATAAAGGCTTGATGCACCAACCAGATACACATGCAGCACCAAGCTTTGTGGACGGTTTGAAAGCGGTCCGACATCTCCACTACCGTGTGATTACAGAAACTGGTTTGACAACTGCGGATGAGTTGCTTTATCCAGCAAGTCTTCCGTATGTTGAAGATTTGATTTCCTATCATGCCATTGGAGCGCGTTCGGTTGAAGACCAGGAGCATCGCTTTGTATCTAGTGGGATCTCTGCTCCGACAGGCATGAAGAATCCAACTTCTGGAAATCTTTCTGTCATGTTCAATGCGATTTATGTAGCCCAACATCCCCAAAACTTTTTGTTCAATGCCCAAGCAGTGGAAACATCAGGAAATCCTTTAGCTCATGCGATCCTTCGTGGAGGATTGGATGCAAGTGGTAAGAATATTCCAAACTACCATTATGAAGATTTGCTAGCGGCAGCAAAACGCTATAGCGAAATGGGCTTGCAACATCCCTTCATCCTGGTGGATACCAACCATGACAATTCTGGCAAACAATTCGAAGAGCAAGTACGCATCGTGAGAGAAACCATGATGAACCGTGCTTGGAACAAGGATTTGGCAACTTTAGTTCGTGGTTTCATGATTGAATCCTATCTAGAAGATGGTCGTCAAAATGAACCAGTGGTTTATGGTCAATCCATCACAGACCCTTGCCTGGGTTGGGAAAAAACACAGGCCTTGGTCAAAGAAATTGCAACGATGAATAAGTAA
- the secA gene encoding preprotein translocase subunit SecA produces MANLLKTIIENDRGEIKRLEKMADKVFSYEDQMAALTDDELKAKTVEFKQRYQDGESLDDLLYEAFAVVREGAKRVLGLFPYKVQVMGGIVLHHGDVPEMRTGEGKTLTATMPVYLNALSGKGVHVVTVNEYLTERDATEMGELYSWLGLSVGINLAAKSPAEKKEAYLCDITYSTNSEIGFDYLRDNMVVRAENMVQRPLNYALVDEVDSILIDEARTPLIVSGQTASDTSQLYHMADAYVKTLTEDDYIIDVPSKTIGLSDSGIDKAESYFNLENLYDIENVALTHFIDNALRANYIMILDIDYVVSEDQEILIVDQFTGRTMEGRRYSDGLHQAIEAKEGVPVQEETKTSASITYQNLFRMYKKLSGMTGTGKTEEEEFREIYNIRVIPIPTNRPIARIDHPDLLYPSLKSKFKAVVEDVKSRHEKGQPVLVGTVAVETSDYLSQLLVQAGVPHEVLNAKNHYKEAQIIMNAGQRGAVTIATNMAGRGTDIKLGEGVRELGGLCVIGTERHESRRIDNQLRGRSGRQGDPGESQFYLSLEDELMRRFGSERIKAVLDRFKLSEEESVIRSNMFTRQVEGAQKRVEGNNYDTRKQVLQYDDVMREQREIIYAERYDVITANRDLAPEIKAMIKRTIKRIVEGASHSSKEERVEAILNFAKYNLVPEDTISASDIEGKSDKEVIDYLYARAEEIYASQVAKLRDEESVQEFQKVLILRVVDSKWTDHIDALDQLRNAVGLRGYAQNNPVVEYQSESFRMFNDMIGSIEFDVTRLMMKAQIHEQERPRTEHSISTTATRNIAAQQQDIPADINLSQVKRNDLCPCGSGKKFKNCHGRKF; encoded by the coding sequence ATGGCAAATTTATTAAAAACAATTATTGAAAATGATCGAGGCGAAATCAAACGCCTTGAAAAAATGGCTGATAAGGTCTTTTCTTATGAGGACCAAATGGCAGCTTTGACGGATGACGAATTAAAAGCGAAAACAGTTGAGTTTAAGCAACGCTACCAAGACGGTGAGTCTTTGGATGATCTTTTGTACGAAGCCTTTGCGGTTGTTCGTGAAGGGGCAAAACGGGTACTTGGTTTATTCCCATACAAGGTTCAGGTCATGGGGGGAATCGTCCTTCACCATGGTGACGTTCCAGAGATGCGTACAGGGGAAGGAAAAACCTTGACTGCGACCATGCCTGTATACTTGAATGCCTTGTCTGGTAAAGGGGTACACGTTGTTACCGTCAATGAATACCTGACAGAGCGGGATGCGACAGAGATGGGAGAACTTTACTCATGGCTTGGCCTTTCAGTAGGGATCAACCTTGCAGCAAAATCTCCAGCTGAGAAAAAAGAAGCTTACCTCTGTGATATTACCTACTCGACTAACTCAGAGATCGGGTTTGATTATCTTCGTGATAACATGGTTGTTCGTGCTGAAAACATGGTTCAACGTCCATTGAACTATGCCTTGGTCGATGAGGTAGACTCCATCTTGATCGACGAAGCGCGTACTCCGCTGATCGTTTCTGGGCAGACAGCTTCTGATACAAGCCAACTCTATCACATGGCAGATGCTTATGTGAAGACCTTGACAGAGGATGATTACATTATCGATGTACCATCTAAAACCATTGGTTTGTCAGATTCAGGGATTGATAAGGCGGAAAGCTACTTTAATCTTGAAAATTTGTATGATATTGAAAACGTAGCCTTGACCCACTTTATTGACAACGCCCTTCGTGCCAACTACATCATGATTTTGGATATCGACTATGTGGTCAGCGAAGATCAAGAAATCTTGATCGTCGACCAATTTACTGGTCGGACCATGGAAGGACGTCGTTATTCTGACGGACTTCACCAAGCGATTGAAGCCAAAGAAGGTGTTCCAGTTCAAGAAGAAACCAAAACATCTGCGTCGATTACTTACCAAAACCTCTTCCGTATGTACAAGAAGTTGTCAGGGATGACAGGGACAGGGAAAACTGAAGAAGAAGAATTCCGTGAAATTTATAACATTCGCGTGATTCCAATTCCAACCAACCGTCCGATTGCCCGTATTGACCATCCAGACCTTCTCTACCCAAGCTTGAAATCAAAATTCAAGGCTGTTGTGGAAGATGTCAAGTCTCGTCATGAAAAAGGTCAACCAGTCCTCGTGGGTACCGTTGCCGTTGAAACCAGTGATTACCTTTCTCAATTGTTGGTTCAAGCAGGTGTCCCTCACGAAGTTTTGAATGCGAAAAACCACTACAAAGAAGCGCAAATCATCATGAATGCTGGTCAACGTGGTGCTGTTACCATCGCGACCAACATGGCCGGTCGTGGTACCGATATCAAACTCGGTGAAGGTGTTCGCGAACTCGGTGGACTTTGTGTCATTGGGACAGAACGTCACGAAAGCCGTCGTATTGATAACCAGCTTCGTGGACGTTCAGGACGTCAAGGAGATCCAGGTGAATCTCAATTCTACTTGTCTCTTGAAGATGAATTGATGCGTCGTTTCGGTTCTGAACGGATCAAAGCAGTGCTTGATCGCTTCAAGTTGAGCGAAGAAGAATCGGTGATCCGTTCAAATATGTTCACCCGTCAGGTAGAGGGTGCACAAAAACGGGTTGAAGGAAACAACTACGATACCCGTAAACAAGTCCTTCAATACGATGACGTGATGCGGGAACAACGGGAAATTATCTACGCTGAACGCTATGATGTCATCACAGCTAACCGTGACTTGGCACCTGAAATCAAGGCCATGATCAAACGGACCATCAAACGGATTGTTGAAGGGGCCAGCCACTCAAGCAAGGAAGAACGCGTTGAAGCGATTCTGAACTTTGCCAAATACAATTTGGTTCCGGAAGATACGATTTCTGCAAGCGATATTGAAGGAAAATCTGACAAGGAAGTCATCGATTACTTGTATGCACGTGCAGAAGAAATCTATGCTAGCCAAGTAGCGAAATTGCGTGACGAAGAGTCTGTGCAAGAATTCCAAAAAGTCTTGATCCTTCGAGTGGTAGACAGCAAGTGGACGGACCATATCGATGCTTTGGATCAATTGCGAAATGCGGTCGGACTTCGTGGGTATGCGCAAAATAACCCAGTGGTAGAATACCAATCAGAAAGTTTCCGTATGTTTAACGATATGATTGGATCGATTGAATTTGATGTGACTCGTCTCATGATGAAAGCCCAAATTCACGAACAAGAACGTCCACGTACGGAACACAGCATTTCAACAACTGCGACTCGCAACATTGCAGCGCAACAACAAGATATTCCAGCAGATATTAACTTGTCACAAGTGAAACGCAACGATTTGTGTCCTTGTGGTTCAGGCAAGAAATTTAAAAACTGTCACGGACGTAAATTTTAA